In Salmo salar chromosome ssa15, Ssal_v3.1, whole genome shotgun sequence, one genomic interval encodes:
- the birc5b gene encoding baculoviral IAP repeat-containing protein 5.1-A isoform X1 — protein sequence MTSLNELSARFYSYNKMYSYDMRLQSFADWPFREECQCTPEMMATAGFVHCPSVNEPDVACCFFCLRELEGWEPEDNPWSEHIKRSPNCGFLAMKKDFGELTVAEFYHLEQERLRIYIRKTIHLKIANFRDEVEKTVNYMRMLFDSESVM from the exons ATGACCAGTCTAAACGAGTTGAGTGCGCGGTTTTACTCCTACAACAAGATGTACAGTTATGATATGCGACTCCAGAGCTTTGCCGATTGGCCTTTTCGTGAGGAATGTCAATGCACACCTGAAATG ATGGCGACGGCAGGGTTTGTCCACTGCCCCAGTGTCAACGAGCCTGATGTGGCCTGCTGCTTCTTCTGTCTCAGAGAGCTGGAGGGCTGGGAGCCTGAGGACAACCCCTG GTCTGAGCATATCAAACGGTCTCCTAACTGTGGCTTCCTGGCCATGAAGAAAGACTTTGGGGAGCTGACTGTGGCTGAGTTTTATCACCTGGAGCAGGAGAGACTGCGTATCTACATT AGGAAGACTATCCATTTGAAGATCGCCAATTTTCGAGATGAGGTGGAGAAAACAGTTAATTACATGAGGATGCTGTTTGATTCGGAATCTGTAATGTAG
- the birc5b gene encoding baculoviral IAP repeat-containing protein 5.1-A isoform X2 yields MTSLNELSARFYSYNKMYSYDMRLQSFADWPFREECQCTPEMMATAGFVHCPSVNEPDVACCFFCLRELEGWEPEDNPWSEHIKRSPNCGFLAMKKDFGELTVAEFYHLEQERLRIYIISTLIECVWEILELPLRSRFPPTKHQIM; encoded by the exons ATGACCAGTCTAAACGAGTTGAGTGCGCGGTTTTACTCCTACAACAAGATGTACAGTTATGATATGCGACTCCAGAGCTTTGCCGATTGGCCTTTTCGTGAGGAATGTCAATGCACACCTGAAATG ATGGCGACGGCAGGGTTTGTCCACTGCCCCAGTGTCAACGAGCCTGATGTGGCCTGCTGCTTCTTCTGTCTCAGAGAGCTGGAGGGCTGGGAGCCTGAGGACAACCCCTG GTCTGAGCATATCAAACGGTCTCCTAACTGTGGCTTCCTGGCCATGAAGAAAGACTTTGGGGAGCTGACTGTGGCTGAGTTTTATCACCTGGAGCAGGAGAGACTGCGTATCTACATT atctcaactctAATTGAATgcgtatgggagattctggagctgcCCCTGAGATCGCGTTTTccaccaacaaaacaccaaattatgtaa